The window TGGCCAGCTGCTCGGCAACCTTCAGGCGCAGTTGCAGGCGCGAGTGCAGGCACAGGCCATGTCGCTGGCAGGGGGTGGGGTCGGCGGGCCGTGGAGCGTCTCCTCGGGCGGAACAACCGTGGGCGGAGACGGACAGGGCTTCATGTACGCCTCGGTGAGCGGCTCCTCCAACATGTGGTTCAGCAGCTAGCCCATGCCCTTCCACGAGTCTGTCTGTCTGCTGCGATTCGGCTCGGATGGGTCCGTCAGCCAGAGCCTAGGAGACGAGGCGCCCCGCGCGGGCGAGCCGGAGCAAGCCGGCGCGGACGTCGGACCACTGACGCATCAGCGCCTCGGACGGCTCGCCGATTCTGCTCGCCGTGTCGAGCAGCGGGAACATCGAGGCCGGTGCGCCCGGGCTGGGCGAGTGATCGACCGTCGGGAGGATCGTGGTCATCCCGGCATGGGCCTGGCGCTCGACGCGCACGACGCCGTCGGGCCAGCGCTCGACGAGGGCATTGACGACGGTCGCGACCGCAGCCTCGGGTAGCCGCTGCTCGGTTGCCTCGGCCCACCGCACCAGGACTGCAAGCCCGCGCAGCACGTCGTAGAAGTAGAAGCGCGGGAACGTGAGTGCGCGCCAGGCCACCGCCGCGCCGCGTTCCTCGGCGTTGTGCAGGGTCCGCGAGCCGTGGATGAGGGCACGATCGATCATGAAGCCCCCGACGCGAGCGACGAAGGCGCGCTGCTCGCTCGTCCCGCCTCCGCCGAGCAGCATGGCCTCGAGCGGCGCGACAGTTCCGACCATCGAGCTCGGGCACTCGCCGGTCTGGAGGTATGCGGTGGTGTCGCAATTAAGGCCGCCATCGGCCATCTGGTACCGCACGAACCAGGGCCTGACCCAGGGCAGCGCACGCTCGACGTCGATGCCGCACGCGGCCAGCACCGGGTACATCGTGCCGAGGGCGCAATGACAAGCACTGTCGCGCTGCAGGTCGGCGCCCGGGGCATCGCTCGGGTGGATCGGGAAGAAGTGCAAGAGGCGATCGACCCTGGCGGCTAATGCCTTGGAGGCGCGCGCCGGGATTTGGCGTGCTTCGCCAAGTTCGTGGAGCAGCAACATGTGCCACCATGGGGAGTGCCACTTGGGCCAGTACGGATCGAGCTCAACGCTGCGCTGCGCGGCATCCGAACCGAGGTAGGCGACGGAATCGGCAATCCCACGCTCGACTTCAGCGCTGCGGAGCGGAGTGGGACTGGGAACGGCGGCAAGCTTCTCGAGGTCGATCATCATCCGCGACTCTGGCCCGGGAAGTCTCACAGATCTAGCGCCAGGGTAACCTCGGGCTGCGTCTGGCGTTCTGACCCTGGCCGGCGCGGGGGTGGCCTTGCGCGACGCGAGGCGCGGAAGTACAGCAAGTCCCCATGGCACTCTCCGCGACCATGTACCACGTGCAGGTGAACCTCTCGGACGTGGATCGCGGCGTGTATCAGCCCCTCGATCTGCGCCTGGCACGCCACCCGTCCGAGAGCATGCGCTACCTGCTCACGCGCACCCTGGCCTACTGCCTCTCCTATGAGGAAGGGATCTCCTTCAGCAAGGGCGGTATCTCCTCCACCGACGAGGCGCCCATCTCCGTGCGCGATCCCACCGGAGTGCTGCTCGCCTGGATCGACATCGGGTCCCCGTCCGCCGAGCGTCTGCACAAAGCATCCAAGGCAGCCCGCCAGGCCTGATTCATAGTCAGGGGCTGCGGAGACCAGAAGGTGAGCGGGGTCGGGCACTTGTGCTGGAGGAGGCCTGTCCTGGTGCTCACCGCTCGATGGTGTGCCGGATCCTGATCGCGCCCCTTGGGTGTCGTTGG is drawn from Hyalangium ruber and contains these coding sequences:
- a CDS encoding YaeQ family protein, yielding MALSATMYHVQVNLSDVDRGVYQPLDLRLARHPSESMRYLLTRTLAYCLSYEEGISFSKGGISSTDEAPISVRDPTGVLLAWIDIGSPSAERLHKASKAARQA